A region of Mammaliicoccus sp. Dog046 DNA encodes the following proteins:
- a CDS encoding MIP/aquaporin family protein codes for MSEFLAEIVGTAILILFGGGVCANVNLKGALGKGADWIVISLGWGLAVMLGVYAVGGISGAHLNPAVTIAFAIDGSFPWSKVVPFIIAQMIGAMIGAALVWATYLPHWKKTEDQGAKLGTFSTGPSYPNYVANFLSEIIGTMILVMGLLFIGANKFTDGLNPLIVGLLIVAIGLSLGGATGYAINPARDIGPRIMHMILPIPGKGSSNWKYAPVPILGPIAGGMLGAALYNILFNGVVNGFIIFAFIFTILVVLLGIVLNKAILKDEVSEIL; via the coding sequence ATGAGTGAATTTTTAGCAGAAATTGTTGGTACGGCCATATTGATTTTATTCGGTGGCGGGGTTTGTGCCAATGTCAATCTTAAAGGCGCTTTAGGTAAAGGTGCAGACTGGATTGTTATATCATTAGGTTGGGGATTAGCAGTTATGTTAGGTGTTTATGCAGTTGGTGGTATATCCGGGGCACACTTAAATCCTGCTGTTACAATAGCATTTGCAATTGATGGATCATTCCCATGGTCTAAAGTAGTACCATTTATTATTGCACAAATGATTGGAGCAATGATCGGTGCAGCATTAGTATGGGCAACTTATTTACCACATTGGAAGAAAACAGAAGATCAAGGTGCAAAATTAGGTACATTCTCAACTGGACCATCATATCCAAACTATGTAGCTAACTTCTTAAGTGAAATTATTGGTACAATGATATTAGTAATGGGATTATTATTCATTGGTGCTAATAAATTTACAGACGGCTTAAATCCATTAATCGTAGGTTTATTAATTGTTGCGATTGGTTTAAGTTTAGGTGGTGCGACTGGTTATGCAATTAACCCAGCTCGTGATATTGGACCACGTATTATGCATATGATTTTACCTATTCCAGGTAAAGGAAGTTCAAATTGGAAATATGCGCCAGTACCAATTTTAGGACCAATTGCAGGCGGTATGTTAGGTGCAGCTTTATATAATATATTATTTAACGGTGTCGTAAATGGATTTATCATTTTCGCATTCATCTTTACAATACTTGTTGTATTATTAGGTATAGTATTGAACAAAGCGATACTTAAAGACGAAGTTTCAGAAATTCTGTAA
- a CDS encoding glycerol-3-phosphate responsive antiterminator, producing MNKHILPAIRSMKDMEKFFKMDYERCVLLDTHIGHLQGILEQMKKHNKDVMLHIDLIKGLSNDEAAVEYVIQQYKPHGIISTKSKIIKRAKKLNTLTILRVFILDSTALSRSIDLIKQADPDLVEVLPGVATKVIKEISDKTGKSIIAGGLINTDEEINLAIESGAQYITSSDVSIW from the coding sequence ATGAATAAACACATATTGCCAGCGATTCGATCAATGAAAGATATGGAGAAATTTTTCAAAATGGATTATGAACGATGTGTTTTATTAGATACACATATTGGCCATTTACAAGGCATTTTAGAACAAATGAAAAAGCATAATAAAGATGTAATGCTGCATATTGATTTAATAAAAGGATTATCCAATGATGAAGCGGCTGTAGAATATGTGATCCAACAGTATAAGCCACATGGCATCATATCAACAAAATCAAAAATTATAAAAAGAGCTAAGAAATTAAACACACTTACTATATTAAGAGTATTTATTTTAGATAGCACGGCATTAAGTAGAAGTATAGATTTAATCAAACAAGCAGATCCTGACTTAGTGGAAGTCTTACCAGGTGTTGCTACAAAAGTAATAAAAGAAATCAGTGATAAAACTGGTAAAAGTATTATTGCTGGGGGATTAATCAACACAGATGAAGAAATTAATCTTGCGATTGAAAGCGGTGCACAGTATATTACTTCAAGTGATGTATCTATTTGGTAA
- the mutL gene encoding DNA mismatch repair endonuclease MutL codes for MSTVGKIKELELSLANKIAAGEVVERPASVVKELLENAIDAQATQIDITIKESGIQSIRIVDNGTGIEESDIEKAFGRHATSKINNDYDLFHIRTLGFRGEALASISSVSRVTMKTCTDGLMGHEVQVENGVVIKKQPAKAKQGTDILVKDLFYNTPARLKYVKSLYTELGKITDIVNRMAMSHPHISFTLVSDDKTVISTNGSGKTNEVMAEIYGMKIAKDLIEINGTTDDYEMHGFICKPEHTRSNRHYISIFINGRYIKNFVLNKAIIEGYHTLLPIGRYPIVYINIEMDPILVDVNVHPTKLEVRLSKEQLLYDLISNKIKEAFRGISLIPDTSINRDQPKKSQKEIFEQQKIDFEAKRSFVEQNEKTEDKPTNPEPVSPVEPSTKQWTFKNKDSNSIIQEEIEKPKETERQFEEIEQTEQTEQTETSYNNQETIHESQDNDLTNVETKTSSTANINEDDNVPRVPYMEVVGQVHGTYIIAQNDTGMFMIDQHAAQERIKYEFFKEKIGEVTNETQSLLLPITFNFSRDEHMIIEKYLTPLAEAGIFLEPIGHNDYMVSEYPVWLPPIDAEEIIKDMIDYVLKHARVDIKKLREDAAIMMSCKKSIKANHYLRNHEMSHLIDELRETTDPFTCPHGRPIIIELTTYELEKLFKRVM; via the coding sequence GTGAGTACAGTGGGAAAAATTAAAGAACTTGAATTATCTTTAGCCAATAAAATAGCTGCTGGTGAAGTTGTTGAAAGACCTGCTTCTGTCGTAAAAGAATTGTTAGAAAATGCTATTGATGCACAAGCTACACAAATTGATATTACGATTAAAGAATCTGGTATTCAATCCATTAGAATCGTAGATAATGGAACTGGTATTGAAGAATCAGATATAGAAAAAGCATTTGGTAGACATGCAACGAGTAAGATAAACAACGATTACGACTTATTCCACATACGTACGCTTGGATTTAGAGGAGAGGCATTAGCGAGTATATCCTCAGTAAGTAGAGTGACTATGAAGACTTGTACAGATGGATTAATGGGCCATGAGGTACAAGTTGAGAATGGTGTTGTTATTAAGAAACAACCGGCAAAAGCAAAACAAGGTACCGATATCTTAGTTAAAGATTTGTTCTATAATACACCTGCAAGGTTGAAATATGTTAAAAGTTTATATACCGAGTTAGGGAAAATTACAGATATCGTCAATAGAATGGCAATGAGTCATCCGCATATATCTTTTACACTTGTTTCAGATGATAAGACGGTTATTTCAACAAATGGTTCTGGAAAAACGAACGAAGTAATGGCTGAAATTTATGGAATGAAAATAGCAAAAGATTTAATAGAAATTAATGGGACAACAGATGACTATGAGATGCATGGATTTATATGTAAACCAGAACATACACGTAGTAATAGACATTATATTTCTATCTTTATAAATGGACGCTATATTAAAAATTTCGTGTTGAATAAAGCGATTATTGAAGGTTACCATACTTTATTGCCAATTGGACGATATCCAATTGTGTACATTAATATTGAGATGGATCCGATACTTGTAGATGTAAACGTCCATCCAACAAAATTAGAAGTAAGATTATCAAAAGAACAATTACTCTATGACTTAATCAGTAATAAGATTAAAGAAGCGTTCAGAGGTATTTCATTAATACCTGATACATCAATAAATCGTGATCAACCTAAAAAATCTCAAAAAGAAATTTTTGAACAACAAAAAATAGATTTTGAAGCAAAGCGTTCATTTGTTGAACAAAATGAAAAAACAGAAGACAAACCTACCAATCCTGAACCAGTTTCGCCAGTAGAACCATCAACGAAACAATGGACGTTTAAAAATAAAGATTCAAACTCAATCATTCAAGAAGAAATAGAAAAACCTAAAGAAACAGAACGTCAATTTGAAGAAATTGAACAAACGGAACAAACGGAACAAACCGAAACATCATATAACAATCAAGAAACGATTCATGAATCCCAAGATAACGATTTAACAAATGTTGAAACAAAAACATCATCAACGGCGAATATAAATGAAGACGACAATGTGCCGAGAGTGCCATATATGGAAGTGGTAGGACAAGTACATGGAACATATATTATTGCTCAAAATGATACAGGTATGTTTATGATTGACCAACATGCTGCGCAAGAAAGAATAAAATATGAGTTCTTTAAAGAGAAAATTGGCGAAGTGACGAATGAAACACAGAGTTTATTGTTACCAATTACATTTAATTTCTCGAGAGATGAGCATATGATTATTGAGAAATATTTAACACCACTAGCAGAAGCGGGTATATTCCTTGAGCCAATTGGTCATAATGATTATATGGTGAGTGAATATCCAGTTTGGTTACCACCTATAGACGCTGAAGAAATAATAAAAGATATGATTGATTATGTATTAAAACACGCGCGCGTAGATATAAAAAAACTTCGTGAAGATGCAGCGATAATGATGAGTTGTAAGAAATCCATAAAAGCAAATCATTATTTAAGAAACCATGAAATGAGTCATCTCATAGATGAGTTGAGAGAAACAACAGATCCATTTACTTGTCCACATGGAAGACCCATCATTATTGAGTTAACGACATATGAATTAGAAAAATTATTTAAAAGAGTTATGTAG
- the mutS gene encoding DNA mismatch repair protein MutS yields MSKPTPMMAQYLKIKSQYQDTLLFFRLGDFYEMFYDDAIEASRVLEITLTRRDAKKDPIPMCGVPYHSASGYIEKLISKGYKVAICEQMEDPTQTKGMVRREVVQVITPGTVMDQKGMDEKSNNYILSFIKEDGAFHLSYCDVSTGELKVTSFEDETTLINEITTVHPNEIIVNTVLQDQLYKQIQLITETITVVDEFEAREYDVVHHTSEPQKKSLTYLLNYIYDNGKRDMPHIEDVVVYHALDYMKMDFYAKRNLELTESIRLKSKKGTLLWLMDDTKTPMGARRLKQWIDRPLINQNDIEQRLDAVEQLVNGFIERDELRSYLNMVYDIERLVGRVSYGNVNAKDLVQLNYSIKQIPYIKSIIERLDVDSIERFKALEPLEELEALLEDSLIEDAPISVKEGGIFKVGYHEQLDQYKEASTNGKQWIAELQLRERERTGVKSLKVSFNKVFGYYIEITRANLNHVDTDALGYERKQTLSNAERYITEELKEKEAIILGAEDKAIELEYQLFLELRQKVKAFTEKLQIQAKLLSEIDCLQSFAETAQKYHYTQPTFSDDKTLSLKSSRHPVVERVMDHNDYVPNDCYLDKDGFIYLITGPNMSGKSTYMRQIAIISIMAQMGAYVPADEAKLPIFDQIFTRIGAADDLVSGKSTFMVEMLEAEKAMVGATEDSLIIFDEIGRGTSTFDGLALAQSMIEYVHHNTKAKTLFSTHYHELTHLETTLPGLKNIHVAAQEYQGELIFLHKVKEGAVDQSYGIHVAQLTNLPNEIIDRARVILHELESNTKEERKESTFEQPAFQLFEEEGSSDIEKDIKSLDIMNLTPIEALTKLQDLQNQLK; encoded by the coding sequence ATGTCTAAACCGACGCCGATGATGGCTCAATATTTAAAAATAAAATCACAATATCAAGATACATTACTCTTTTTCAGATTGGGCGATTTTTATGAAATGTTCTATGATGATGCAATAGAAGCATCTAGAGTACTTGAAATTACTTTAACAAGAAGAGATGCTAAGAAAGATCCTATTCCTATGTGCGGTGTACCGTATCATTCAGCATCAGGTTACATTGAAAAATTAATTTCTAAAGGATATAAAGTAGCAATCTGTGAACAAATGGAAGACCCAACGCAAACAAAAGGGATGGTTCGCAGAGAAGTTGTACAAGTCATCACACCTGGGACTGTCATGGATCAAAAAGGCATGGATGAGAAATCGAACAATTATATCTTAAGTTTTATTAAAGAAGACGGCGCGTTTCATTTAAGTTACTGTGACGTTTCGACAGGTGAATTGAAAGTCACTTCATTTGAAGACGAAACAACATTAATAAATGAAATAACAACGGTGCATCCGAATGAAATTATCGTTAATACAGTATTACAAGACCAGCTATATAAGCAAATTCAACTCATTACAGAAACGATAACTGTAGTAGATGAATTTGAGGCACGTGAATATGATGTTGTACACCATACATCTGAACCTCAAAAAAAATCACTGACTTATTTACTTAATTATATTTATGATAATGGTAAACGCGATATGCCGCATATTGAGGATGTTGTTGTTTATCATGCGTTAGATTATATGAAAATGGATTTCTATGCTAAAAGAAATCTAGAATTGACTGAGAGTATTCGACTGAAGTCTAAAAAAGGTACCCTGTTATGGTTAATGGATGATACGAAGACGCCAATGGGTGCGCGTAGATTAAAACAATGGATAGATCGACCATTGATTAATCAAAATGATATTGAACAAAGGTTAGATGCAGTTGAACAATTAGTGAATGGTTTTATTGAACGTGACGAACTAAGAAGTTATTTGAATATGGTTTACGATATTGAAAGACTTGTTGGACGTGTAAGTTATGGAAATGTTAACGCGAAGGATTTAGTTCAATTAAACTATTCCATTAAACAAATTCCATATATTAAATCCATTATTGAAAGACTTGATGTAGATTCAATAGAACGATTTAAAGCATTAGAACCACTGGAAGAATTAGAAGCACTATTGGAAGATAGCTTGATTGAAGATGCACCGATTTCTGTTAAAGAAGGCGGCATATTTAAAGTTGGCTATCATGAACAATTAGATCAATATAAAGAAGCGTCAACAAATGGTAAGCAATGGATTGCTGAATTGCAATTGCGTGAAAGAGAAAGAACGGGCGTAAAATCTTTAAAAGTGAGTTTTAATAAAGTTTTTGGATATTACATTGAAATTACGAGAGCTAATTTGAATCATGTCGATACAGATGCACTTGGCTATGAAAGAAAACAGACATTATCTAATGCTGAAAGATATATAACGGAAGAGCTTAAAGAGAAAGAAGCAATTATTCTTGGTGCTGAAGATAAAGCGATTGAGTTAGAGTATCAGTTATTTTTAGAATTAAGACAAAAAGTAAAAGCATTTACTGAGAAGCTTCAAATACAGGCGAAATTACTTTCAGAAATTGACTGTTTACAAAGTTTTGCAGAAACAGCTCAAAAATATCATTATACACAACCAACTTTTAGTGATGATAAAACATTATCTTTAAAATCATCAAGACATCCTGTTGTGGAACGCGTTATGGATCATAATGATTACGTTCCAAATGATTGTTATTTAGATAAAGATGGATTTATATATTTAATCACGGGTCCAAATATGTCAGGTAAAAGTACTTATATGAGACAAATAGCGATTATTAGCATTATGGCTCAAATGGGTGCATACGTCCCAGCAGATGAGGCGAAATTACCGATATTCGATCAAATATTTACAAGAATTGGTGCAGCAGATGATTTAGTATCAGGTAAAAGTACATTTATGGTTGAAATGTTAGAAGCAGAAAAAGCAATGGTCGGTGCCACAGAAGATAGTCTTATAATCTTTGACGAAATTGGTAGAGGAACTTCTACATTTGATGGATTAGCATTAGCACAATCTATGATTGAATATGTACATCACAATACAAAAGCGAAAACACTTTTCTCAACGCACTATCATGAACTTACACATTTAGAGACAACATTACCAGGACTTAAAAATATTCACGTCGCAGCACAAGAGTATCAAGGCGAATTAATATTTTTACATAAAGTAAAAGAAGGTGCTGTCGATCAAAGTTATGGTATTCATGTTGCTCAATTGACGAACTTGCCAAATGAAATTATAGATAGAGCACGTGTCATTCTTCATGAATTAGAGTCGAATACGAAAGAAGAACGTAAAGAAAGTACTTTTGAACAACCTGCATTCCAATTGTTTGAAGAAGAAGGATCATCAGATATAGAAAAAGATATCAAATCATTAGATATCATGAATTTAACACCAATTGAAGCATTAACGAAACTACAAGATTTACAAAATCAACTTAAATAG
- a CDS encoding RicAFT regulatory complex protein RicA family protein, with amino-acid sequence MYTKDDILDQARKLGKMMSETEEVEFFKRAEAQIHENQTVREKMASLKSLQKQAVNFQNYGKEKALAMVEEKIQNIEKELDEMPIVSEFKEAQVEVNELLQMVSHSISHTVTNEIIESTGGNQLTGETGAAVKNAPNSNSCSH; translated from the coding sequence ATGTATACAAAAGACGATATACTAGATCAAGCACGTAAACTTGGGAAAATGATGTCTGAAACTGAAGAAGTAGAATTCTTTAAACGAGCAGAAGCTCAAATTCATGAGAATCAAACAGTAAGAGAAAAAATGGCAAGTTTGAAATCATTACAAAAACAAGCTGTGAATTTTCAAAATTACGGTAAAGAAAAAGCATTAGCAATGGTAGAAGAGAAAATTCAAAATATCGAAAAAGAACTTGATGAAATGCCGATCGTAAGTGAATTCAAAGAAGCTCAAGTTGAAGTTAATGAATTATTACAAATGGTTTCACATTCAATTAGTCATACTGTTACAAATGAAATTATAGAATCTACAGGTGGCAATCAATTAACTGGGGAAACAGGCGCGGCAGTAAAAAATGCACCAAATTCAAATAGCTGTTCACATTAA
- the miaB gene encoding tRNA (N6-isopentenyl adenosine(37)-C2)-methylthiotransferase MiaB: MNEEQRKHGANAKAEPQVEKDYSKYFEHVYQPPNLKDAKQRGKSDVEYHDDFKIDERHRGMGKGRKFYIRTYGCQMNEHDTEVMAGIFQALGFAPTNTVDDADVILLNTCAIRENAENKVFSEIGNLKHLKQERPDCLIGVCGCMSQEESVVNKILKSYQNVDMIFGTHNIHRLPEILEEAYMSKAMVVEVWSKEGDVIENLPKVRNGRIKAWVNIMYGCDKFCTYCIVPFTRGKERSRMPEEIIAEVRDLARQGYQEICLLGQNVNAYGKDIDGLNYGLGDLLSDIAKIDIPRVRFTTSHPWDFDDRLIKVIANGGNIVPHIHLPVQSGNNQVLKIMGRKYTRESYLELVQKIKAAIPDVALTTDIIVGYPNETEEQFLETLKLYHEVGFEHAYTYVYSPREGTPAAKMKDNVPDKEKKERLHRLNKIVGTYTAQSLKPYEGKEVYVLCEGSSKRDESVLAGYTEKNKLVNFKGSKDNIGKIVKVKITEAKQYSLNGEIIEIVSKEKVVH, translated from the coding sequence TTGAATGAAGAGCAAAGAAAACATGGTGCAAATGCGAAGGCAGAACCTCAAGTTGAGAAGGATTACAGCAAGTACTTCGAACATGTTTATCAACCGCCAAATTTAAAGGATGCTAAACAAAGAGGGAAATCAGATGTAGAATACCATGATGATTTTAAAATAGATGAACGACATAGAGGTATGGGGAAAGGTCGTAAATTCTATATCAGAACATATGGTTGTCAAATGAATGAACACGATACTGAAGTCATGGCGGGTATATTCCAAGCATTAGGATTTGCACCGACGAATACAGTAGACGATGCAGATGTAATTTTATTGAACACGTGCGCGATCCGTGAAAATGCAGAGAATAAAGTGTTTAGTGAAATTGGTAATTTGAAACACCTTAAACAAGAAAGACCAGATTGTTTAATCGGTGTTTGTGGCTGTATGTCACAAGAAGAGTCTGTAGTTAATAAAATTTTAAAATCTTATCAAAATGTAGATATGATTTTTGGAACGCATAATATTCATAGATTGCCAGAAATTTTAGAAGAAGCGTATATGTCTAAAGCGATGGTTGTTGAAGTGTGGTCTAAAGAAGGCGACGTTATTGAGAATTTGCCTAAAGTGAGAAATGGTAGAATTAAAGCATGGGTTAACATTATGTATGGTTGTGACAAATTCTGTACATATTGCATTGTGCCGTTTACGAGAGGTAAAGAACGCAGTCGTATGCCAGAAGAAATCATTGCAGAAGTGAGAGATTTGGCACGACAAGGTTATCAAGAAATTTGTCTTTTAGGTCAAAACGTCAATGCGTATGGTAAAGATATAGATGGATTAAATTATGGCTTAGGCGATTTGTTAAGCGATATTGCTAAAATTGACATTCCGCGAGTAAGATTTACAACAAGTCATCCATGGGATTTCGATGATCGTTTGATTAAAGTGATTGCGAATGGAGGAAACATTGTACCTCATATTCATTTACCTGTTCAATCTGGGAATAACCAAGTATTAAAAATCATGGGTAGAAAATATACGCGCGAAAGTTATCTGGAACTTGTTCAAAAAATTAAAGCCGCAATACCTGACGTTGCATTAACGACAGATATTATCGTTGGTTATCCGAACGAAACAGAAGAACAATTTTTAGAAACGTTGAAACTTTATCACGAAGTCGGCTTTGAACATGCATATACGTATGTATATTCACCGAGAGAAGGTACACCAGCAGCTAAAATGAAAGATAATGTACCTGATAAAGAGAAGAAAGAACGTCTACATCGATTAAATAAAATCGTAGGTACATACACTGCACAATCTTTAAAACCGTATGAAGGTAAAGAAGTTTATGTATTATGTGAAGGCTCAAGTAAGCGAGATGAATCAGTGTTAGCAGGATATACTGAGAAAAATAAATTAGTTAACTTTAAAGGTTCTAAAGATAATATCGGTAAAATTGTGAAAGTGAAAATTACTGAAGCAAAGCAATATTCATTAAATGGGGAAATTATAGAGATTGTATCTAAAGAAAAGGTGGTACATTAA
- a CDS encoding GNAT family N-acetyltransferase, with product MEFRNIDVDIEKQFRNYINEWYENDEHVVPWSTDEKQHGGFKKMLDMQKAGLNPTDSSFVKAETFVLIVEDEIVGASNIRYGLNASLRETGGHIGYGVGPKHRGKGYATEILTLSLEKLKENNIKEALITCNEPNIASARVIMNNGGIEVEPFISENQEKTRRFWITID from the coding sequence ATGGAATTTAGAAATATTGATGTAGATATAGAAAAACAATTTCGAAACTATATAAATGAATGGTATGAAAATGATGAACATGTCGTACCTTGGAGTACAGATGAAAAACAGCATGGTGGATTCAAAAAGATGCTTGATATGCAGAAAGCAGGGCTGAATCCGACTGATTCAAGTTTTGTAAAAGCAGAAACATTCGTCTTGATTGTAGAAGATGAAATTGTTGGTGCTTCAAATATTAGGTATGGATTAAATGCATCTTTAAGAGAAACAGGTGGTCACATTGGTTATGGTGTGGGTCCAAAACATCGTGGTAAAGGATATGCGACCGAGATATTAACATTATCATTAGAAAAATTAAAAGAAAATAATATAAAAGAAGCACTGATTACTTGTAATGAACCAAATATTGCAAGTGCACGTGTGATTATGAATAATGGTGGTATTGAAGTGGAACCATTTATATCGGAAAACCAAGAAAAAACAAGACGATTCTGGATTACGATCGATTAA
- a CDS encoding MTH1187 family thiamine-binding protein, which produces MTNTLMSIQVIPKHQETGVIPLVDEAISIIEQSGLKYEVHPLETTIEGDMNACLILIEQINERMVELECESIISQVKFYHVPDGIAMETLTEKY; this is translated from the coding sequence ATGACAAACACATTAATGAGTATACAGGTCATTCCGAAACATCAAGAAACAGGTGTTATACCACTCGTAGACGAAGCGATTAGCATTATAGAACAATCAGGTTTGAAATATGAGGTCCATCCATTAGAAACAACAATCGAAGGCGATATGAATGCCTGCTTAATATTAATAGAACAAATCAATGAACGCATGGTTGAATTGGAATGTGAAAGTATCATATCTCAAGTGAAGTTTTATCACGTTCCAGATGGTATTGCGATGGAGACATTAACTGAGAAATATTGA
- a CDS encoding 2-oxoacid:ferredoxin oxidoreductase subunit beta, with translation MATFKDFRNNVKPNWCPGCGDFSVQAAIQKAAANVGLEPEEVAIITGIGCSGRLSGYVNSYGVHSIHGRSLPLAQGVKMANKDLTVIASGGDGDGFAIGMGHTIHALRRNMDMTYIVMDNQIYGLTKGQTSPSSAKGFVTKSTPKGNIEQNVAPLELAISSGATFVAQSFSSDIKELTHIIEEAINHKGFSFVNVFSPCVTYNKINTYDWFKENLTKLADIEDYDASNKSQAMQKVLESESMITGIVYQDKETPSYESQIEQFDEEPLAKKSLKLEQDQFEELVAQFK, from the coding sequence TTGGCAACATTTAAAGATTTTAGAAATAATGTGAAGCCAAACTGGTGTCCTGGGTGCGGAGATTTTTCTGTGCAAGCAGCGATTCAAAAAGCAGCAGCGAATGTAGGACTTGAACCAGAAGAAGTTGCCATTATTACAGGTATTGGTTGCTCAGGTCGATTAAGTGGATATGTTAATTCATACGGCGTGCATTCTATTCATGGACGTTCATTACCTTTAGCACAAGGTGTTAAAATGGCGAACAAAGATTTAACAGTAATCGCGTCAGGTGGCGACGGAGATGGTTTTGCGATTGGTATGGGCCATACAATACATGCATTAAGAAGAAATATGGATATGACATATATCGTAATGGATAATCAAATTTATGGTTTAACTAAAGGTCAAACATCACCAAGTTCAGCTAAAGGATTTGTAACAAAATCAACACCTAAAGGAAACATCGAACAAAATGTTGCACCTTTAGAGTTAGCAATATCATCAGGAGCAACATTTGTTGCACAAAGTTTCTCAAGTGATATTAAAGAACTAACGCATATTATCGAAGAAGCAATTAATCATAAAGGATTTTCATTTGTAAATGTATTCTCACCTTGTGTGACATATAATAAGATTAATACGTATGATTGGTTCAAAGAAAATTTAACAAAATTAGCTGACATCGAAGATTACGATGCTTCTAATAAATCACAAGCGATGCAGAAAGTGTTAGAATCAGAATCAATGATTACTGGAATCGTTTATCAAGATAAAGAAACACCTTCATATGAATCACAAATTGAACAATTTGATGAAGAACCACTTGCGAAAAAATCATTAAAATTAGAACAAGATCAATTTGAAGAACTTGTTGCTCAATTTAAATAA